The Acinetobacter calcoaceticus sequence ACATAATTTGCCATCCCTGACTTTCAACCAAATAACTGCCAATCAATGCTGAAAGAATCCCCCCAATGGCATAGCCACTAAACATGGTCCCCACTAAGGTACTGCGTATACGTTTGGGTGCATATTCTGATGTGAGTGCAACTAAATTTGGCATGACTCCACCAATGCCTAGTCCCGCTAAGAATCGAAGCACCCCAAACTCAAGTGGGCTTGATGCAAAAGCACCTAAAAAGGTAAAGCCACTAAAAAGAGCGACACAAATTAAAATCACATTTTTACGGCCTATTTTGTCTGCCAAAGTTCCAAAGAACATTGCTCCAAACATCATTCCGCATAGAGCCGTACTCGCTAACATCCCTGCTTGTACAGCCGTCAATGACCACTCTTGCATCAGCAAAGGTAGCACGACACCATAAATAACCAGATCATAACCATCAAAAATAATAATTAATAAACACCAAAGCAAAATACTCCAGTGATAAGATCTAAATTTGGCCTGATCAATAATTTCATTTACATTTAATTTAGATGTTGGCATTTACTCACCTCCTGTGAGATAAATTCATATTCAATTTTTTAAAACGACATACTGCACCCTAAAGAAAAACAGATTATTCAAGGTTTTATTGAATTAATTAAAAATCGTAACTCGCCATCATGTTAAAGCGGTTATCAGTCCCGTTACGGCCATCAAAAGTTTCGCGTTCGCCATAAACATATTCGACACCCAAAGTAATTGGTTTGTAAGGGTTATAAAGTGCATTCACCCAGCCCTGCCAAAGTTCTTTGTTTTGAGTCGTGCTAGTGCGTTGTAATTCGGCAAAACGGTTATCATCTTTGGCTTTCATATAGCCATAACCTAAGGTTGAACGAATTTGTGGCGTAAACTGATGAGTTATGCCCAATGAAACAGTGTCAAATTCATTGTTATGTATATTGTTTTGATCATCTATTGCATAGCCACTGTTACTCCATAGTAGGAAACGTCCATCTCCTTTGACATGGTAGTAATCCGCTTTCAGCAAAGTATCTGGCGTAATCTGATATTTCCCCCCTAGGCCTACACCCCAAGCCACTTCTTCATCATTATTGGTTCTCTTTTCAGCCATAAAACTACGACCTGATAGCATTGAACCATTGGTAAATTTATGATTTAAGCGCCCTACCAAAGCAGGTAAACGCATTTTATTATCAGGGTCTGATGTAGCGGTATATTTCGGATCTTCAACCGATATTGCAAAGCTTGTATTCGCACTTAAGTTGTCGCTATAGCGAACCAGCGGTGATCTTAATAATGCTCCACCTACAAATGTGCCTGCATCAATCGTTTCTGGATAATATTCTGGTGCAATAAATGTCGACCACGTTTGACCGATAAGCCATTTATCAAAAGTTAAATAAGCATGGCGTATACGGAACTGATCACGAGTGGCTGCCCCAAAGAAGTCCATTTCTAACTTTCCACCCACATCACCCACGGCTGTTGGAGTTTTAAAATTCAACCCAAAGCGTGTCACATTAACTGTGCTGTGCAACTGGTCTTTTTGAGCAGATTCTTCAGGAGTATTTTCGAGTGGAACCCCGCTAATGTTGTTATACATCGTAGATGCGCCCTTCATTTGATAAGAAGCATCTGCCCGTATATATCCATAGAGGTTA is a genomic window containing:
- a CDS encoding DcaP family trimeric outer membrane transporter, with the protein product MNALNTTVQKSLLAVSVTLFVSSAFAAQTDPEIEQLRQEVKELRAMLQANIQAQKSLSQGRVELATSATPQAAQPIQQGLTKSGAEFNLYGYIRADASYQMKGASTMYNNISGVPLENTPEESAQKDQLHSTVNVTRFGLNFKTPTAVGDVGGKLEMDFFGAATRDQFRIRHAYLTFDKWLIGQTWSTFIAPEYYPETIDAGTFVGGALLRSPLVRYSDNLSANTSFAISVEDPKYTATSDPDNKMRLPALVGRLNHKFTNGSMLSGRSFMAEKRTNNDEEVAWGVGLGGKYQITPDTLLKADYYHVKGDGRFLLWSNSGYAIDDQNNIHNNEFDTVSLGITHQFTPQIRSTLGYGYMKAKDDNRFAELQRTSTTQNKELWQGWVNALYNPYKPITLGVEYVYGERETFDGRNGTDNRFNMMASYDF